In the Malaya genurostris strain Urasoe2022 chromosome 1, Malgen_1.1, whole genome shotgun sequence genome, one interval contains:
- the LOC131428503 gene encoding uncharacterized protein LOC131428503, with product MMQFRLDKFDSSQTSAGCQNTSQAVLFFLRAAYEESKLQKLEWSQWTEITTRFQYFDHWTKEQRRECFSRAKVRQFEADQIIFVEGRTSVNFVHLVLSGKCMVLQCLKLSRFSTKSGTVKYCLAEAQPVEDEVTQLRRRSSRLSELENSTLTADGRLTFPGTSLTVPNLYIAPVESSVSQMNYEYHFVDVSTYGCGSVFGVGEHMDDRTVVARDRVQCLLIPRYWLLQKPQNTNNVWTRVRIFLDQQQPSRERVFQWFLRELRWKKFRTQTKQTAGHLMGNPTGFRDVPFMCRLEESDDV from the exons TTTTATTTTTCCTGCGAGCAGCCTACGAAGAATCCAAACTGCAAAAGCTAGAATGGAGCCAGTGGACGGAAATCACAACTCGCTTCCAGTATTTCGATCACTGGACCAAGGAACAACGGCGCGAGTGTTTCAGCCGAGCCAAGGTGCGCCAGTTTGAAGCAGATCAGATAATTTTTGTCGAAGGTCGAACATCGGTCAACTTTGTTCATCTGGTGCTCAGTGGAAAATGCATGGTGTTACAGTGTTTGAAGTTGAGCAGA TTTTCTACTAAAAGTGGAACAGTAAAATATTGTCTGGCAGAGGCACAGCCGGTAGAAGATGAAGTAACACAGCTTCGTCGTAGAAGCTCTCGACTGTCTGAATTAGAAAACTCAACTCTAACAGCGGATGG GAGACTTACATTTCCCGGAACATCACTCACTGTCCCAAACTTGTACATTGCCCCGGTGGAATCATCGGTGAGTCAAATGAATTACGAGTATCACTTCGTAGATGTGTCAACGTACGGATGCGGTTCCGTGTTTGGCGTTGGAGAGCACATGGACGACCGAACGGTAGTGGCACGTGACCGAGTGCAGTGCCTGTTGATACCGCGATACTGGCTGTTGCAAAAACCGCAGAACACCAACAACGTGTGGACCCGCGTCCGGATTTTCCTGGATCAACAGCAACCCTCGCGGGAACGAGTTTTCCAATGGTTCCTGAGAGAACTTCGTTGGAAGAAATTTCGTACCCAAACGAAACAGACTGCTGGTCATCTAATGGGCAATCCTACGGGATTCCGCGATGTACCTTTCATGTGTAGATTAGAAGAGAGTGACGATGTGTAA